The Larimichthys crocea isolate SSNF chromosome I, L_crocea_2.0, whole genome shotgun sequence genomic interval AAACTTTACTGATCGATCTCTTGCAAACAcctcacagtgaaaattaaacccgagagtataaataatgtaattattccaactttatgtgGTGGACAGtgtatgttttttattctcTGGCACTGGTGATGTCGAAGATAGAAATAAGCTATTTAAGACTTCACGAAGATATTTCAGTGAAGGAGTAAAATCTGCttaaaacactgactgagaATGATACAATTTAACTGGTAATCAACATACATCTCTCCTGTACAATTAATAAATTTGATCCTGATATACTTGATCTATTTCGTTGTAACGCACCTTTTTGCTAAGTTATGTATTTTGGGCATTTATCCAGATGACTGTACTTTATCCtgtaaggaaagaaaaaaggttgaCTTCTGTTTACTACAGGCCAAACGTTGTATTACATTGTGTTGGAACAATGTCGGCTGCCCCTCTTTTAACCACCGGTTAAATAACTTAGAGGCTAAAGAGGGCTTCTGAATTTTACAACATTTGAAAGTTATTTCTGGAACTGTTGAGGAAAAGAGACATGGAGGAGGCGTGGGAAATAAGATAATGAAAATATCTAATTAGTTGTGACCTAATATTCAGTTGCACAGAATCTTttgacaaattattatttttattttgttattttgctatctacttatttaattattcatttatttttgtctttttcgtattattatattttaaattattattttcattactgccGTATGTTTAGGATGTTTTAACTGTTGGATGTTGTTgtattaacacaaaaaaaacaataaatatatgtttatctatttatttatttgtctatttagagtcaccaattaacctattaagtgcatgcctttggactgtgggaggaagctggagaacCCGGAGAGAACAGACACGggggggagaacatgcaaactccacaaacCCTGTGAGGCGACtactgcaccaccaccaccaccaccctttcACAAGTCCAATCACAGGATAATGACTCATGATGCTTCACAGTGTATCAGCCCCCTCCCTCACACAGCTCCTGTCATCTGCCAGTTCATTCATAAGTTTCTCCTTCAccctgctccctccctcctctatAGGGACTGTCTGGGGGTccctgtccatggtgctgaaagcCCCAAAcagctgtccgtggtgctgaaagcCCCCAAACCAAATATCCACGTGTCCATGAGTCTGGCTCCTTGTTCTGCCTTTTAAtagttttcaaagtgtttgcagacaggtgtgatcTTTATTGAAGTGCAacctctcatccatccatccatccatccatctatccatctatctatccatctatctatctatctgtgttGATGTTGTACTGCAGTGTTTCAGGCTCACATGGGTGGGGGTTAACTTTCACTTGCATTACACCGGCTCCACTAAAGGCTGGAGTGGAAAATCCTTGCAAAACGTTGCAAAGGCAGCGTGAGGTGTCTTGAACGCAGCCCTGCTCGGAGTACTACAGTAACACTGACTACagttgctttcattttttttttttctctctcctccttcctcctcttctcctctcctctcctctcgcgATAGAGCGGCGGAGTGGTTTGACGGGCAGTCGAGGTTGCAGCAGGCAGAGGGAGACGGTGGAAGGTAAAGCAGGGAGGCAGCATCATGGCGGACAGAGACAGTGGCAGTGACCACGGAGGGCCCACCGCAGGCCCCGGCTCGCTGCCCCCGGGTGCGATGGGTGCCATGTCCCGGCTGCAGCACGACACCGAGGAGCTCGCCTCCAAGCGCGTCGACATCCAGAACAAGCGCTTCTACCTTGACGTGAAGCAGAATGTTAAAGGCCGCTTCCTAAAGATAGCCGAGGTCGGGGCTGGGGGAAACAAGAGCCGCCTCACTCTCTCCATGTCGGTCGCCGTGGAGTTCCGCGATTATCTCGGGGACTTTATCGAACATTACGCCCAGCTGGGCCCGACCAACCCGGACATGGTGCAGGATGAGCCCCGGCGGGCGCTCAAGAGCGAATTCCTGGTGCGGGAGAATCGGAAATATTACATGGATCTGAAAGAGAACCAGAGGGGGCGGTTCCTGAGGATCCGGCAGACCGTTAATCGGGGGCCCGGATTGGGAAGCGCGCAAGGCCAGACCATCGCTCTGCCGGCGCAGGGTCTCATCGAGTTCCGCGACGCTTTGGCCAAACTCATCGACGACTACGGCGTGGACGAGGAGCCGGCGGAGCTCCCGGAGGGCACCTCGCTCACGGTCGACAACAAGCGCTTCTTCTTCGACGTGGGCTCCAATAAGTACGGGGTCTTCATGCGGGTCAGCGAAGTGAAGCCCACGTATCGGAACTCCATCACGGTTCCGTGCAAAGTGTGGTCCAAATTCGGCAACACCTTCTGTAAATACGcggaggagatgaggaagatCCAGGAGAGGAGTAGAGAGAAGCGGGCCTCGGAACTGCTACCTGAGGGCCCGCACGGCGGGGATGACGGCGACGATGACTGACgcggagacagagacagagagagagagagagagagaagagacgtGAGACACCGAGACAAAACTGAACTATGAGAGAGAAAACCGAGacttttaactgtaaaatagaaagagaaattTCCAAGGGAATCACCCGACACACACAACCTCCACAGACATGGCAGCACCTCTGCTGTCTCCTCGCTCATTTTACTGGATGTCACCCCACTTACCACCCATGTAACAGTAAGCCGCTGCTATTCAAGGATTGAACTGTAAGATATGAACTTGTTTCCTACttgatttaaaagaagaaaaacaaaacaaaacaaacgacAATGAACAGAGTGTTTATATCTCTATAAAACGACAGATTTTGCACacatcaaaaaagaaagaaagaaagaaagaaagaaagaaagaaagaaagaagctatTTCGAGATGAGATTTTCAAAAAAGTGGTCATATGCTAAAAGATTTAAATCCAACATAAGAAACCAGAGGTCTATTATATGAAATGACAGTCTTCATGTAGAACGAATATTTGACATCAGCACAAAGAGAATATATTATGGACTTTATGAGAAACCAAAATCTGATACCAGATGTATAGTTTATTATaaaacaaacgaaaaaaaaaaggtacgcagaaataataaatatgaaagcgctctttaaataaaaaagtgtatGAACGCAGCACTCACAGGCCTGTAAACACCTGTCAGCATGCGTGTGTAAAAGGCTCATGTTTTGAAAAAAGAAGTTTGGCAAAGTTAGGCTATTAGTCTTTATAAATATGACCTGAACAGTAGTGAGGCTATAAAACGAGAAGCATTTCTAAATCACGCCATTGTTTGGAAATGTGGAGACTTCTTTAACGAGTTGGAATAGCCTATTTTGTGcgcctcaaacaaacaaacaaacaaacaaacagacaaacaaacagacagatgggaTAAAACTCTTTATCTCGGAGCTACTATATTGATATCAACCCTCTTGCACCATGTCCATATAAacttaaatgagaaaaaaaaagtgctaacTTAGATGTACTAATTATGATTTTGTGaatcagctgtaaaaaaaaaaaaaaagaagaaaaaaatccttaTTAAGATACCCACGTTTTCTGTGGGTTCAGTTTTTTCTGttactttttgtttagtttttatttttgttttgtttttgtttttttcctctgggatttgggggtgggtgtggggtgggggatgcagaaaaaaaaaaaatcaaggtcCGCTCGTTgggggggaaacaaacaaacaaacaaacaaaaaaaatacaaagacgCGTCTGCGCAGCGCGCGGCGAGGCAACGCATCCTCTCTGACGTCAATACGACCCGTGCCTTATACACTCCACTCGTTTACGTGTTCTCACGTGGATGGTCTGTGACCTCGACCGCTGTACGTTTTCATTTTTACGAGTGCTGTTAATGTAGGCCCGAAATATGTACTCACCACGGCAAGCGGGATtcactctaaacacacacacagacacagaaacacacacatataaacacacacacacacacacacaccgttgcCGCAAGTGCGTGGAGCATGGGTGGTGGCAACAGCAAAAAAAGTAAacgctgaaaaagaaaaacaggctgcCGGGAAGCTCAGGGGACCGCGATGGTAGTGGGCAGAAACAAAGCTGGAAGGAAAGATAAAGATGTACGCTCTGTGGGGTGAGGTGGTGGTCGGGGGGGCCCCGGTTTGTTACAGCACCCCAGAGCCCTAGAATCCCTAGCAGCACTCCTGGCAATGGTGGTCTCTCGCAGAGTAGAGAGATGTGTCTTCCTGGAGCGGGAGAAAGACCCAGGACGACAGCCACGCCGCGTGGCAGCACTGGGTCAGAGACAGAGATTCATCCGGAGATGTTACAGGTGGTTTTGCACACCATATGCACCAtgatgtaaaaaagaaacaacaacaacaaacgaacagcaacagaaacaaaaaaaaaagcgactGGATGAGGCTATTCGTCTATTCGTCAGAGCTGAGATGGATGCTGTTAAAGAGCCAGCCAGGCCAGCCGGCCGGTCCCGTGTCGTCAGTGTGAGTGCAGTTCAGTGGATGTAGAGGCCTATCAGTGCAGGGCCGAGGCAGTATCTATCTCTTTATGGTGCTATAGCCCCTTGATCGCTCCATGGGGGGCCTCGCCGCTCAGAATATGTCacttttttgcattatttttaaGTTCTCTTTTCTCCACGTTTATGTTtgtccaagaaaaaaaaaaaaaaaaaacgtgtcaGGTTTCTCCCTCCCAGGCAGAGAGGACCAGGCAAGTGTAGGACTCTTCATATTAGTGTGCAATATTGTGGACGTGCCAATAGCGGCATTGTATCACGTGTATAgactataaaaagaaaatgtataggCTATGTGATCGGTAGATATTTTGAAAGCATGACGATGAGGTTGATGCATCTGcgttatgttattatttttgtttttttttccgaaATGTGAAGTCTTTTTCTTCTCAAGCACTCGCTGCGAGTTGTGAAGGGTCACGACTAGGTAGTACTGTCACGTTCTGTAAACCAGTAGGCTGCCTTGTCCCGTCTATCAGTGCGCGTAGACTAGTTCGGGTGTTTTACGTCCCTTTACCGGAGATCGACCCCTTTCCCCTCCtcgtacacgcacacacagtcagcGACCTCGAAGAGTCTCCGTGTCAGCCTCTCTGCAGTGAGAGCGGCCTACGCAGAAGTTGAATAGTATCTtggctgaaacacacacacacacatatacacagtcTCTCCCTGTTGAGGCCCCATGTTGCTATCTGAGTGTTTGGGAGGCCTCTAAAGTATTTTGAATGGTGTCTAGAACTGCACAAGGCCTCCTGTCATTGGAAGCCAGGAAACTGTGTGTATGGAGTCTAAGcttgacctctctctctcgcctggGACTGCCGATTGCAGGACAGGTGAACTGCCATTTGACTTTGTCTGCGGTTTCACTCGAGTTAGGCGATAGCGATCGGGCCGCAGCACGACCCCAAAGGACAGGGggggtttgttgtttttacaacGAGGATGTGTGCAGGCTCCGATCCTCTTCCCCCTTACTCAGCATCCAAATTCCCAAATTCGCCCtgccagagacacacacagtctattccttcttctttttttttttgacccgATCGACCTCTAGGCTTAAACACAGACGTGCTACTTAACAATCAATATGCTCCAAGTAGTTAGCTATCAGCTTTATTTAAATCAGGTTGGCCTACAACAGCTTAATGCGGACTGAGCCTGGTCACAGGCCCCCGCGTCAGACTGGCATGCCATCTAGGTGGCACAAAGGGGAAATACAGACTGCATGGATTGCAGCTTTAGAGGCCTCGGCTGAATAAAAGCTGTTAATGTAGTTACAGACTGGGGCCTGCCAGACATGTGGGATAAGTCGAGGCTAGACTGAAGCGAGAACTCCCCCCGAAGCACACCTGGGCCTATCAGACGTCCTCGAGAGGAATTGATCTGTGTTCGATTGGGCATGCCTGCATCGAcagagccaaaaacaaaacaaaaaaattccCATCTGTTCCACGCTGGATGTTCTTTGGCCCAGGTTTGTTTGAGTGCTGGTGAAAGGCCTGATGAAGCCTGGCACCGCACCGCAGGGGCTTACCGGCATCAGCCTACCACGACCTACTGACCCAGCTGTCAGACAGATCCAGTTAGGACTTTCCTCTCTGTTTGGGAGAAGAACAGGAaatctttttccccccttctctctctctctcttgcagagATGATTATATTTCCACACACTGCCCTGTGAATTATAAAAAGCCTATTTCCATTAAACACACGTACAAGCCACCTATGACTATGTGCtcgggaaaagaaaaaaaaaaaaagcacatctgAGGTCAATCTGAGTTCACCTGCCTGTTGTGATACAGCACTTATTCCCCAAAGTGTTCTAGCTTTAGCTTGATTGAATTTAGGCCTCCAGGAGGCTACATGCTACATGAAGACTGGAAATACAacacttcctttttgtttttttctttttgttttcctctttctctaATGGCCAAATATAAGGAGAGCCCTCGTAGAGTTCACCTTGTGAATGCCTCACTCTGTGAAAACGCACACATTTTCTTAACGATTCAAAAGAGAGGAGTCGTTTTTGTTACCGACCAGGTGATACTggatcagttttttttgttttttttttaagcgcaGAACAATTCAGTTGTGAAACATGACTCGTCCATTTTGGGTCGGAGTTAcagtggaagaagaaggagaaggggagtggaggaggaggaggaggaggaggggggtgatgcttgtgattttttttttttttttgctggaaaaCAGTGTGATCGAATCTCGTTTGTGAGAGATCACCCAGTGTCacacggcaaaaaaaaaaagaagaaaaaacccGAGTGACCTTGCAGCCATGTTGTGCCCAACATTACACGGTCATCCATTTACTGGGACTCAAATGCAAAACGCTAGGCAGATGTttcatgtcttgttttctgtATGAAGCGTGTACGGGGGTTGATGGTGCACTGGAGCTGTTGGCATCGATGAGAATCAGGGTTTGATTTGTGATACAGCGGCAGCCATCGTAGCATGACGACGTTTATCCTGCCTTTTTGTCCGTTAAGCTTCTTCTCTTCGGTGACGGTTAGGTGACCGGATCATtccttaaacatttaaaaatcaaaaagtgCAGCAGTCGCTACTTGTTGCAGGTACTCACAGGACAGACTGCTATGATGGCTCCAGCTGTAGGTACTACATCTGCTTGTTCCTCCTGTCTCGAAACAGGGACATTATTCAAGTTTCTGACTGCATTGCCACATTGACATGacttgtcacacacacacaaacacacataaatgtggACTGTGGCTTGCCGCCTCTACCAAATTAAAACAGACTGAACTTCTACAAGGTGTTCCAGACAACCAAATCTGCTCTGTTTCTGGTTTCAGTGTTGTAGTCGTTCATTGGCCATTCCTGGTTAATCACACAGCCAATCGCAGCCTCTGGTCAAAGCCAAGCACTATATGACTCATCACAAAACCACTGACAGAGGAGCTCATTCAGCACGTCTTCTGTTTGCACACGCACCGAGTAGTAGGGTCCATCATGTTCGCAGACTGTATAGGCTACTGTTGTGTATAGTTATAAAGACgttctttgaaatgttttgaagatGTTGGGAAACGGATCCTGGATTTTAAGGGGTGGGGTCAATGCACAATGGACATATCCCATGTCACCGTTTGGTCTAAATCCCTTTACCATCCCCATATGAGATAATATGTTGTAtctttcaaaaatattttatctgtggcgtgtgtgtgtgtatatatatatatatatatatggtttgTTATATATGATGCTCCTCCTTTCAGAAAAATATAACatgtaaacaggaaaaacatattgctgtttttttcctttgtatTTTATACTTACAGAAAGCATTGAGTAAAAATGGATAAATACTTGCACTTTAGATatattaagaaaaataaaaatctgcataTTATTTTTGATAGGGATCTCACATTCAAAGAGTATAAATTACAGGCTTTGTGACTATTGCTGGACAGAGATGTATTGAGTTCTACTTATTGAAGtatattttgtctgtgtgtcagaaGGTTTACTAAAGTAAATTGCATGATAAAGTAGTGCTACACcgatattgttctttttttagttggtaaaaatgtctgaaaactgTGATAACAACCCTCTTGTATCATGTTTAACCTCTCCTCAACCCCTTCTAGAATATTTCTTACTGAAATATGGCCTTTCCTGACTACATGACGATGGTGCTTACTTTGGCTTTGACATCAAGCTCATCCTATACATCTCAAACATCATCATAACTCGCGTCTTTACACTTCATTACTTTCTGTTATGTACTCTCACTACCTTATTAAATTTCCGttgatggcaaaaaaaaaagaaaaaagggtgtGCTGTTTTGTAcattgctgtttgttttaaatgttgggGGAGCCTTGTTGTCTGAAAAATGACTAATCGCGCAATAAAAAGTCATTCCACACGGCGTCCCTGTCTCTGCACAACTGTCTCAACACTACAGTCAACCACGTTCAGCAGGGACGAGCTCCATAAATGAATCAGAAAATTAAAGAGAAACGTATTAAAACTGTGTTTCTAAAActttttagaaagaaagaatttgGCTCTCCAAGTGTTACCGttatgacagaggtgaaaatgCAATCGACCCTGTTCAGTTACAGTTTACACAGGAGGCAGTTCATTTGGTTAAGAAGACTGAACTGGAACAAAACCAGAACTAACCCGTGTGGAAAAGGCGTACTCCTGATCCTGACACTTCTGTTTTACCTGCACGTCGCATTTTAGACGTGTGCTACCTGAATTAACGAGACAATTAAAGTATTACAGTATTGTTGTAGTATTCTgttgaataattaatttaatcgaaaaatatatttcagagattcctccgtGTATCACTCAAGGGAACTCACGTACCAACAGGGGTAGTTTGAGAACCAATCTATAAAAAATATCCATCGTCTGTTCCTCAGACgtccactatatatatatatatatattattatctatatatattctatatatatatagtaaagacaagaaaagacaaTGAATGGGATGACCTGCCTATACTCGTGGAAAACTTTAGAGGGATTATCCCTGTCTGTTGTCCTTCTTGATgtattaatgatttaaaaaactcacaaacacaacagtacGGAAACAGTGGATGACTTCAAAGATTTCAGATATGTGCTTTTGACTTCTATGTGGAAATCAAAAGGTAAGATTGTTGCCACAGGAGTAAAGATGACACTCtagacagaacaacaacaggtCGGCGCACCAAAAGCAATAAAACTAAACGGTACCTCGTGTTGAATTCTCAGCTATTGTGAACCAAACTTTACAACCAGCAGGGAGTTGTGGGAACACATTGAACTTTTATAAGATTTTTAAGATGAAAATAATTTAGTTGACATTATAAATTAGACATTGCTGATATGAACAGACATGACTGACTCAAAGAATGCCTTGCCTGACATGTAACAGGctgatttaaatttaacttGTCATATGAAGAGatgactttaaaaaatacagttcCTCCTTTTTGAGTTTTGCAGTCATCTGTTCGGTATCATACTAATGCGATTAAACTCGAAGGAGAGCTCAGTG includes:
- the purab gene encoding transcriptional activator protein Pur-alpha → MADRDSGSDHGGPTAGPGSLPPGAMGAMSRLQHDTEELASKRVDIQNKRFYLDVKQNVKGRFLKIAEVGAGGNKSRLTLSMSVAVEFRDYLGDFIEHYAQLGPTNPDMVQDEPRRALKSEFLVRENRKYYMDLKENQRGRFLRIRQTVNRGPGLGSAQGQTIALPAQGLIEFRDALAKLIDDYGVDEEPAELPEGTSLTVDNKRFFFDVGSNKYGVFMRVSEVKPTYRNSITVPCKVWSKFGNTFCKYAEEMRKIQERSREKRASELLPEGPHGGDDGDDD